atatatatatatatatatatatatatatacatatatatatatatatatatatatatatatatatatatatatatatatatatatatatatatatatatatatatatatatatatatatatatatatatatatatatatatatatatatatatatatatataaatatatatatatatatatatatatcatcatacGCTAGATCGCATTTCGGTGAGTACTCTGGAACCTCTACATGCTAGCAAGAGGAGCAGCATATATGTAAACTACCTGCCGTTCTTCAATTAGAACAGCTACTAAGAATGTCAGTTCAGCTTTCTAGAGATTATTTATGTTTTATAATTTTATCTGAGTAGTTTCATTACAAAGTACATAAAGCAGtatacatataaatataaaaaCTAACCATCCATGATGTCAGACAGTTCAGGCTATGTATAAATATGTTCTTGTGTTTCACTGCACTGAATATCTAATCGATCACTTTTCAGTGTCACCATGATTGCCCTGAAGTCCTTCGTAGTGGCCCTCTTCGTGCTGGCTGCTATGTGCAGCCTCGCAGCAGCCCAGTTCGGCTACGGTGGTGGATACGGAGGTGGCTATGGCGGTGGCTACAACCGTGGATATGGAGGAGGCTATGGCGGTGGCTTCAACCGCGGATACGGAGGCTATGGTGGAGGCTTCAACCGTGGATACGGAGGAGGTTATGGATTCGGCCGCTGATTCTTTTAGCCATTTGCGATGTTAACGTCATCCATGTGAACCGGACCCGAAGAGGTGATATGTAAGAACACCCCATGTctgaaagaataaaaacaagAATACACTTGTTCTATGTCTCTTTTGAGTACACAATAATTCTGTAAATTCATTTATTTTAGTTGCTTTCACAAATGCACGATACGCCATTCGTAGCTCGGAGAATGTCGAGATTTCAAGTGTTTTAAATTCTGTAAATTTACGCTGTTCTGAATAACGACATCAACGCTTCTGTGGCCTGTTAGACGTGTCGGCTACACCACTTGATATAGCTGttccaagaacaaaaaaaaattatttagtgGCAATAATAAGTGGGCTAATTTACAAGCGCAAGGCAAATTTAGCACAAGTGTTTAGGATCATGTCACGGATCTTCTATGAATGTTGAATGAGATGATTTTGCTTATTCATGACAATATGTACCGCCACATACTGGTACATTAAAACTACTAGAGCACAGTTACTGGTACGTTTGCGTAAAAACAGATATTCCGCAAACGTTAAGAACTGTAACTTGCATTGCGAACATGCGAAACCCCGTTAAAACAAACCACGCTTCATAAGCTCCAATTCTCAGAAATGTGGTGGGAAATATATTAATGCACAGTCGTGACTCTGTATTAAGTAGGCATGCAAGTAAAATTGATATTGTTATTTCGCCGTTCTGTGCACAGCATCTATCTGTTTGCTAATCCGCTAGTGATAGGCTTTGCACTCTTGAAATCGAAAGGAGCATGCACATCCGGCTTGATCCTGTACATAAGCGCAGAATTTTTCATAAAGATGAGAATATGTTCGTCAAGAATTCCGAGTATATATTTCACTGAAAGTGGATTACAAATTTCTTGAGCCCCGTACCTTATAGACTTACATGTTGTGAAAAAGGAGACACGCGGACTACAAAATATACCCGGTCTGAAGCATTAGAGGAGTTCCACCTCCCACTGAATTTGGCAATAGGTATTGGAGTTTTTTAGTTGAGAAGAATCTTTTGATATTAACTTCGAAGACATTGGCAGATTTGAGATAATTTGTATTTAAGGTGCTATTTCCGTGTATTCCAGCTTGCTACCTTTTTTAGCTAAACGCAATTTCACACGCTGAAGCACAATATTAGCTTCCAGTCTGCAACAAAGGTGCAGATGAGGCTGTAAGAAGTTGGAaatatatatgaagaaaaaatgTAGCAGTTTTTTTGGAATAATTATTCCTTGCGAATCAAAACACTCGAATACTTAAGAGCTTTTGTCTTTGGTAAAACTTGCATTTCACGAATTGTGCGAACTTCAACCGCCATTTGAATACCAGCATTTGTTTTTATATAATAAAACACACAGCAGCTCGTCAAGCATATGAGCCTCAGCAGTCGCTTTAAGTCAAGAAAAAATCCTAAAAAAGAAACCTTAAACTCTAAATGAGGTACGTTAACCTATCCTCTCTCGCATAATCATGCAATAATACGTGTTTAAAGCGACATCTTTGGCCTGGTGGAATCAAATTAAGTATGTCTGCAGCATTACAGAACAGAAGTTAATTCATCTTTATGCTAGGGAAACACATAAAATACAGGATTCTAGCCGCAATGGAATTTGAGTGGTGTGGGAGGAAAAAAAGCATATCAAAAGTCAAACGACAAACGCGTAGACATATTGGGTAGACACAGGCAGTGTAGAGACAGAGCGAGTGATAGAGACTGGATGATGTAGGTGGGATAGTAGGGGGAGTTACTAAATTCTAGTAAGACGAGGAGCAAAGAtgaatacataaataaaaaaagccaGAGAGCTTTAACTTGACTTCCCTATACCTTACTGCTCCTCGTTCTGCTTATGTGACTATATCTGGGCCAGGCTTGGTTGGTAAAATAAGGAAGGCTGGCCAGCTTCACTGTTTCTGCAGTGCAAAGCAGTGCAAAGATGCCacgatttttttgttttgtttcgtgtTGGCTAGTTGTTGAGGAGCCTTGTTGCTTCGAAGGGCCACTCACCAACCCGCGTttaaagaaaaggggggggggatttccTCCTCTTCTTCATAAACACGATGCACCCTCCTCACCCCTTAGTTTTTGAttgcacgtgaacaatatcagcactaagcgctaTTCTATCACGAATTCGCGCTTCTCGGTTGCACGCTGTTATTGCCACTTGCGCAGttgtaaaaacaaacaaaaaaaaggtttGATCTGTTTCTTGCGCACGATTttcatgcgagacaaagaagaacggaTGGGCAGCCGCATGGCAGAGCAGTGGAGGAGAGAAATCACATCTGCTATTTCACGTATATCAACGAAACAagagcatgtacgctgtagacgtcaTGGTAGAGCGTCACAGTAGTGCGCCAAGAAGTACAAGATATATTAGGAAAGAATATTGCACTCTTTTCTGTATtttgggagcctggtgagtggccctttaaggggtGTTCGGCTTGAAAATAATTCATGGtacatacagggtgtcccacgtaactttagtcAGAGTTTAAAAATGTGTCGGCACACGtgattacgacgcgaccaaatgcacgTTGCTCACCTTTGCCTGGAGTtcgtcagactattttttgtattctcatatcatgtttaattagatatgtttaattcACAAATTTTTTAAGAAACGAAAGTATATCATAAGTTTGATTGTGAAAGCTGTAGATCGGTTGGCAAAACGTTCGATTAGAgggttttgaactttatatccaTTAGGTATCAGTGTTTTTCTGcaaattacaaatgcccgcgaaaaaGAGACAACGTGACAAACCggctcgtgcgccagtgcgcacaatgattctagtgctctgtACGTTCCACCATTGCATTTGCCCCATTGCATTGTCTTGCATTTGCCCCGTTGACCAttgcatttgccccattgtgctgtctcggcagggccgcaacgatggtggtggctttaggatgaacacgttttgctaccGGCCACAGGAACGATAACAGCTGTGACTAATGATCGCTGTCAggaaccggtgcgagggaagcgtgtcgttcgtacgcggaacctTAGGGAGCACTacaatcatcgtgcgcactgacgcgtgaGCGGGTTTGTCACAGGGTGTTTTTCATTTCGCGAGCCTTTGTAATTaacagaaaaacactaatacttgacataaataaagttcaaaactatttAGTTGAAAGTTTCGCAAACCAATCTACAACATTTTCATTGAAactttttatccatcttcgttccttcaaaagttgaTTAATTAAACAGATCTATTAAACAATTTTTGGGACACGAAAATTAGTCTGACCAACTCTAGGCAACAATAAGCAGCATGCGTTTGGTCACGTCGTAATTGCGTATCCCGGCATAATTTAAAACTCTGTCTAAAGTTACGTAGGACACCCTGTATATCTTCGTTTTAGATTAGTCTGGTATTGCCATAAAAAGAACTTGATGTAATGCTGTacaccagaaaaaaatattcTAAGGAAAGAACGGCCACCTCAATGCATGATCAAATGAACACATGTTTAAATCGAAGCACCATAATATTACTAAGGCAGTGGAGCTGCGTGTTTGTGTGTCTCTCTTCTGTTTCTTCATTTTGGTGCACTACACTCACAAGAATAATGAACCATAATACTGGTTGCCCCCAATAAAGACCTTTAGACCATCTGTTAAGAACTACTGAACGACTAACTGAATATGGAATAAGCTTCGAATTTTCCAGGAAGATAGCTAAGTTCCTTAACTCACGAAGACGTACGAAAGAAGCACTTGCTACGTTTTAATGGAGGTTCGCGCATTTTGAAATGTAGCAGAAAGGAACACCTCCTAATTTTATAGAGTTCCATTATTTTTCGTAAAAAGTATAATGCTGTACTTTATGAAGTATGCTGAGCtctggacacagcaaacgaaagctAGTACGATGCAAGACTGGAGGGTACAATAGGCTCTCGCCAAACGAATAGAAAATTGACATTGGCTCTTGCAACTTTTCGAAGAACCAGTGCTTTATGGAAATTGAAACATCACGCTTCTTTAAACTTCGTTTCACTGTGCTGTGCAGTACCGGAACTCTTTCCCAAACTTCTTGTGAAAATGTCCCTTCGGATAGAGTGTAATAGCAAGCACAGCGGACTCTAGAAATGTTTTATTACGCCCTTTGGGTACGACAAAGCGCAATGCGTATCCTGCAATTACGCTATTAAGAGAAAAGTGTGAACGCGTACAGGGTATGCGAAACCTGCAGTGTGATAGCAGGcatcaccgcggtggtctagtggctaaggtactcggctacttacCTGCAGATCACGGAATCGAGTcctggctgaggcggctgcattttcgatgaaggcggaaatgctgtaggctcatatgttcgttaaagaacccgaggtggtcgcaATAGTGGGGGCCCTCCACTGTCACCACTTTTTTCATCcaatggttgttttgggacgtaaaaccccacacatTGATCAATCTGCGTGATAACAGACCCTCTATACATTATCGGTGGTCATTTATACCTTCTGGTTGAATAGGGCCTCACAGCAATGTTCCTGAGGAACAAAAGATCTGAAGCTGTTTGCAGAATCCATATGTTGCAGCTGGTGAAGAGGGGTAGCAATAGCActacgctttttttttacttttcagtgGATAGCCCCCTGGTTGGAAAAAAGATAAACTTTTGTGTTGCCATTCGTCAGCAGAGCCACAATTATTTTGGCTTTGACCTTCGAGAAGCAAAATTGTTTCCTGGATTACAACAGAAACTATATTCCCCACGTTCGTTTCTTTCCAtgctttttttgtattgtcgACAGAGAGCATCCACTGTCATTGTCATTTACGTCATTCTTCTAAGATTCTACTTTAAGGTCACCTTCAATAATGAAAGTATAAACGGGCTGGTGTATATTAACAGTGGCATTTGTCCCAGCCGCGTCAATCTTAGATAAGCATTAAACCAGATTCTTCTAAATTTAGCTTGCTGAATATCCGAGATAACGCACGACCATAAGCAGTAGAAGCGTCGGCTTCTACGAAGTCCCATTGTACAGTGCAAAGTGCAGCCAGATTTGATTACACCTCCCGGCAAAACTATGCACTGTACACTGCTCGTGCtgtataagtttttttttcttgctgaagtCCAAGCCATCCGTTTTTTCAACACACAAATTGTAAAACCTGACGCATACTTTAAAAAAGTACTAACCACGTGTGTTTGACGGGCTCTTATTTTAGTAAAGTTTATTGACTGCCGCTTATTTTATTATGGAACGTTTACGGCATGTTAGCTCCACATATGACACGCAGAGGCTGCTCCTTTCAACAGAAAAGGCGGAATCTGGAAAACGGAAGAAATCACTTATAATCGCAGTTAAAATGATTATTTATGTAAGTGAATGCCAAACCTTAATATTTTCAGGCaatgcagaaaaaatgaaaacatatgaCCCAAATGCTACCACACAACAGTGGCAAACATGGTGCAAGGTCAAGCTGTACAAACACAAATTATGTTTCCGCGAATGTTCTTGAAGCTAGGAGCACAACATATGGCCCCGAATGACAATAATGTAGGGAAAATGATGTATTTGGTAGTGAGCACTATTCGTGCTGGATTCATACACCCATTCTTTATCCTCTTTCTCTGTTCATTGGGTTGAGCGTAGCAGCCAAAACAAAGTTCCGGCTAGATATCTAGAAACTTCTGATAGCCAATGGAAATGTAGTATATAATTGTTTCCATCCACCAGCAGTGAGAGTAAGTTTTTTAGAGCAAGAAGCTTCTGCTTATTGTCATACCAATTTGCTGCCGATGGCTGAGGTAATATTGCAGGGGCAAGACCGGTGTTTTGTGGGGGGTTTTCGCTTCTCTGTACCACGCTTTTACTCTTGCAGCACATGAGAGAACAGAGAGAGCTGAGATGGCGCACATCCGGTGTTGTTAGTAATAAAAACAGATAGCACGTTGCGCCGAGCATCATCGTGAGACAGCCACCACTTCTGCGCAGACCAACGATACCCTGAAGCCGACAACAAAAGGTCAGTTTTAGAAGATTGTGACACTAAGACCACTGTTGATGTTTTCGTCATGTATATTCCATTAGTGTTCGCAAAACATTTTGAAGATACTCCCACACGAAATTTCGCTTAGATGAAATGAACAGGGTGTGTTTTTAGGGTTATTGTTTGGCATTATTAAGCAATGTTTACCGAAGTTCAAACATATATACATCACGTTGGTGTGTTGTTGTGGGGCCATAAGCGTTGTTGTAGGAGAGAGATGCATTTTTAGAATGTTTTAGTATGTGCAAGTGCCTTTAgtttaaacaacaaaaaaactgctGTGTCATCACGCGACCTATGTGATGTTAACTGTACACAAATATTTTTTCCCTCCGTGTTATACCCACACTTaactgaaaaaaattgttgatatgtacagttctgttgttttttttacttgttttgtCTAATGCGCCTGAGGCAACATGCAATTGGATTTTGGGTATTAAACTAACTTAGTATGGCGAAAAACAAGCATTTTTGTTTCCAATTTTATCCTGAGACAATTCAAGGCAGTGACCGGAAGAAGATGAACGTGGTATTATTTTCTGGTGAACAGCTTATAGTATCATATTTGCAAAATGAGGGGGAAAAAAGGAAACTGCCACCGATACATTTTAGATTTTTTATAGGTATTGTGCATGTAGCTGAGAAGCAGAAATGGTTCATTTGCAGTCATCGCCATGGTGTATTAACGTAGCACGGGCCTTGATTAGTTGGAGTGTGCCCTATAAATACAGATTATGCGAACACAAAGTCACAGTCATAATGGGCCATCGGTAGACGCGAACCAGTTTTTCAAGATCATTTTATAGATAAGTACAAAGTATGTATATACGTAATATATAATATATGTacgtactctctctctctctctctctctctctctctatatatatatatatatatatatatatatatatatatatatatatatatatatatatataattcgttattcgaaggtcgcaggatcggttcctgcccacggcaagttatcttttcatcagTCTTATATCTTcccctttactttccttggcattattgtctgttagatcttctTAATAATGCGTGAaccacgtaaaaacgagcccttatgtataagtttcattccttaattcattaacgagggtctcgtattggcagacttggtgcctttaggttgtatacgagggactattggtcatccgcccactcgtaataactcgtaataagttcacgtgctacgtggcaccaaacaggctcaaaggagtgtgctacactcgccaccatgactacaggtggcgctgacggacaatcccacgtttaatttcacatataaacccattaaagtggctgggggtataGCTGCCGGgatagcttagtggtagagcatcgaacgcgttattcgaaggtcgcaggttcggttcctgcccatggctagttatcttttcaccctattttctttcttcatatttaaattgcaatttggtctaatatcttctccgatactttccttggcattgttgtctgttagatcttccTAATATTTtacaaaacacgggaaaacgagcccttaagcatacactttttaaatatatatatatatatataaatatatatatatatatatatatatatatatatatatatatatatatatatatatatatatatatatatatatatatatatatatatatatatatatatatatatatattcgtataggaaagaagacgcacgtacgaagttattttatttgacgtttcggccgtgggtccggccttcatcagaatacagtttatggcacgagtgctgtttatatacatgtgcatatcagtaagatacaaatgtcaaaaccgacatgaaaggctatatatgggcatatatatatatatatatgcaagtcacacaatataaagagcacctaatctacgagtaaaaagatattgcttccatgcgcgagcacgttgtttacaaataaaagatgaaacgcataaaagataaagcacataacatgaaga
The nucleotide sequence above comes from Rhipicephalus microplus isolate Deutch F79 chromosome 2, USDA_Rmic, whole genome shotgun sequence. Encoded proteins:
- the LOC119169442 gene encoding uncharacterized protein LOC119169442 codes for the protein MIALKSFVVALFVLAAMCSLAAAQFGYGGGYGGGYGGGYNRGYGGGYGGGFNRGYGGYGGGFNRGYGGGYGFGR